AGGAGCTCATGTGGCTCACGCGGCCTTAATTGTCTTTTGGGCGGGAACGATTACTCTATTCGAAGTGGCTGCATTTGACCCCTCAATACCAATGTATGAACAGGGTTTGATTGTACTGCCTAATTTAGCTCGTTTAGGGTTTGGTATCGGACCTGATGGAACGGTGACTAATACTTATCCGTTTTTTGTCATCGGAGTGGTACACCTGATTAGTTCTGCCTTTTTAGGAGCGGGAGGTATTTTTCACGCTGTTAAAGGTCCCAAAAAATTAGAAGATCAATTTCCTTTTTTTGGTTATCGCTGGGACGATTCCAATAAAATGACGACTATATTGGGTATTCACTTGACCTTATTGGGGGTTGCGGCTTTGGCTCTGGTTTTCAAGGCGATGTTCTGGGGAGGAATTTATGATCCCTTAACGCACCAGCTCAGACAGATTACCTCTCCTACTCTTAACCCTGGGGTCATTTTCGGCTATTTACTAGGGACTCAAGGTAAATTTTGGTTAGCGGGTGTAGATAATTTAGAAGATGTCGTGGGTGGTCATATCTGGATTGGATTGCTCTGCATTATCGGTGGTGTTTGGCACATCAGA
The Gloeocapsa sp. PCC 73106 DNA segment above includes these coding regions:
- a CDS encoding chlorophyll a/b binding light-harvesting protein, with the protein product MTTTINSSLGQIPWRAGNARLVNLSGMLLGAHVAHAALIVFWAGTITLFEVAAFDPSIPMYEQGLIVLPNLARLGFGIGPDGTVTNTYPFFVIGVVHLISSAFLGAGGIFHAVKGPKKLEDQFPFFGYRWDDSNKMTTILGIHLTLLGVAALALVFKAMFWGGIYDPLTHQLRQITSPTLNPGVIFGYLLGTQGKFWLAGVDNLEDVVGGHIWIGLLCIIGGVWHIRTTPFGWAKKLFVWSGEAYLSYSVGAVSLMAFVAVLFVSVNTLVFPTEFFGPPLSLTFDRFPVFVSTDGQLTCRVWLANAHFWLGFFFLQGHLFHALRAAGYSFAEGRVIASTRGQVN